GTTGTCCGTCATACCATTCATCCTTTCCACATCCATTCCCATGAAGTTCTCCAGGCTTGTCCATTCATCCCAAAAAGATGACTTGCAAAAGTGGCAATTCAGGAATCGCAAGCCTTCATTCTCTCTATCTATATCCCCAGTATAAACCAACCAAATGTCAATCACACATCGGCCATACCATCCTTATTGGTATTCCGGAAATAGATTGGAGTAATTGGTCAAAATCGTCATAAAACCAAGCACGACAAAGGAAGTAAAGGCCAGTAGATTCAAATGAAACACATTTGGAACAACAATAAATAAAGCACCTATGACCAGACACACCCAATTTTGCCAAACCTTTTTCCCGGATTTCCCCAAAGCGAGCAGGGCAGCGACGAATTGCAAACTCCCTAGCAGTGCACAGGTAAAGATTGCGTTCGGCTGGGTTTGAAAACCGAATACCCAAGGACTAACTAGAAACCAAATGCCAATGCAGGCGCATAATAAGTTTTTCATATACGTATTCATCTTACACCTCCTGAAATACGGTTACGAGATGACATAGTATATGCAAACGCTTTCAAAATAGTGAAAGAGAAAAGCCTCTTATTCGCCTTTTTTTATAGGCAGTTAGAGGCATTTCATTAGATATTCGTATGTACCCTCTGGAATTGAGATATTTTTATGAAATGCGGAACGAACTGACAACTTGATGCAGATCCGTTGCAATGGAAGCCAAACTTTTGGCGGATGACGCAATTTCCTCTGTTGAGGCCAATTGCTCTTCCGTTGCCGCCGCGACAGACTGCGCTGTACCTGAGGTTTGCTGTGCTACCGAGCCTACGCTAGCTACTGTAGCGGCAACCTGCTCGGAGCTCGCAGCCATTTGCTGTGCGGCAGCGGCCGTTTCTTGAATCTTGCTGGCCACTTCTTGCGAAGCGCTAACGATCTGGCCAAAGGCCTGTTCCGCGATCCCCACTTCTTTCAAGCCTTCTTGCACTTCGGAAAGCCCAGTGTTCATCACTTGGGCAGCACGCACGGAATCTCTCTGAATGCTGCTGATCAGCGTGGTGATATCCCGTACCGAATCATCGGTCTGAGAAGCCAGCTTCCGAACTTCTCCGGCTACAACAGCGAAGCCTTTGCCGCTCTCGCCAGCACGCGCTGCTTCGATCGCTGCGTTCAAGGCAAGAAGATTCGTTTGCGATGCAATGTTCCCAATTAAGGTAGAGATTTGTCCAATGCTCTGGGAATGCTTTTCAAGCTCCTGAATGACCTTATTCGCTGCATCCACAGATCCGCTAACTGACTGCATTTTACTTACAACACGCTCCATGGAATGCGTTCCTTGCTCCGCAAGCTGCGTAGCCGAGAGCGATAAATCTGATACATCAGAAGTCGTCTCTGCAATCCGCTGAATGCCTACGGACATTTCCTCCATGGCTCTGCCGCACTCCATCGAACTCTGCGCCTGTGCATCGGCACCTGTTGCGAAATCCTGAACAGACTGCGCCACATGATTGGAAGCCGATGCATTCTGCTCTGAACTGGCAAACAACTGCTGGGAGGAGGCAGCGACACTATTCGAAGCATGCAGCATTTGGGTAACAGAGTAGCGCAAGTGTTCCACCATCTGATTAACAGAATGGACCAGATCACCAATCTCGTCTTTATTTTTGATGATAATAGGCTCAATGGTCAGGTCACCACTCGCAATCCGGTTCAATGCTTGCGAAGCTTTGCGAACCGGCGTAGAGATATTGCGAACCAGCACATAGCAAGCAACCAACATGAAGAGCACGATGATACTTAACACCGTAAGCGAAATCTTTACACTCTGGTTGTACAAATCATTACCATGTTGTTCTGCCGACAGCCCGCCTTCTTGATTATACTTCACAAGATCAGCCATTGTTTTTTGCGCTTTCCCGAATGCCGTTGACATGACTTGCAGACTTTCCACTGCTTCCTTGGCTTTGGTCGGGTCCGTGGAAAGCTGTTTGTTTTTCAAAAATGACGTTTTAAAATCTTCCCAATCCTGATTGAGTTGATTGAATTTACTATTTTCCTCGTCACCAGAAATGGTTTCTTTATACTTCACTAACAAATTGTCGATTTCTCCCATTGTCGCAACAAGGCCCGCATCGATCGGCTCATGTTTCTTCGTATCCGGTTCTAATTTTTTTTGATAGTACAGGGTCAATAAATGCTCAGAGTTGTAATGAATAAGCTCAATAATTTGAATGCCCTTCATCCAATCATTCGCAATCATCTTATTGCTGTCTTTCAATGCACCCATCCTGCTCATATCTGTGTAACTTAACCCTCCGACCAGAAGAAAGATGATCGTGAACACCGTAATCATTTTAGTTCGTACAGTAAGCCTCATACGTAAATCCCCCCCAAATGATGAATGAATGATCGAACTATGTTGTATACTCAAATCATCCTGTTTTTTACTAGTATACGGGGCATTCTTTAGATCACTTCCCTTATATTCATGTAGAAATTATGAGTTTTCCTAACATTTGGACAATTGCCGGAGGTAAATCATGTCATCTTCCTTGCGCTTCAAGCTTGTCGCTCTTCTTGTGCTGATCACTTCCATCTCGATAGCTGTCGTAGGGATTACGAATTATGTACTTTCCAGAAATAAACTAATCGATCA
Above is a genomic segment from Paenibacillus sp. HWE-109 containing:
- a CDS encoding methyl-accepting chemotaxis protein: MRLTVRTKMITVFTIIFLLVGGLSYTDMSRMGALKDSNKMIANDWMKGIQIIELIHYNSEHLLTLYYQKKLEPDTKKHEPIDAGLVATMGEIDNLLVKYKETISGDEENSKFNQLNQDWEDFKTSFLKNKQLSTDPTKAKEAVESLQVMSTAFGKAQKTMADLVKYNQEGGLSAEQHGNDLYNQSVKISLTVLSIIVLFMLVACYVLVRNISTPVRKASQALNRIASGDLTIEPIIIKNKDEIGDLVHSVNQMVEHLRYSVTQMLHASNSVAASSQQLFASSEQNASASNHVAQSVQDFATGADAQAQSSMECGRAMEEMSVGIQRIAETTSDVSDLSLSATQLAEQGTHSMERVVSKMQSVSGSVDAANKVIQELEKHSQSIGQISTLIGNIASQTNLLALNAAIEAARAGESGKGFAVVAGEVRKLASQTDDSVRDITTLISSIQRDSVRAAQVMNTGLSEVQEGLKEVGIAEQAFGQIVSASQEVASKIQETAAAAQQMAASSEQVAATVASVGSVAQQTSGTAQSVAAATEEQLASTEEIASSAKSLASIATDLHQVVSSFRIS
- a CDS encoding SPW repeat domain-containing protein, whose protein sequence is MNTYMKNLLCACIGIWFLVSPWVFGFQTQPNAIFTCALLGSLQFVAALLALGKSGKKVWQNWVCLVIGALFIVVPNVFHLNLLAFTSFVVLGFMTILTNYSNLFPEYQ